A genomic window from Haliaeetus albicilla chromosome 10, bHalAlb1.1, whole genome shotgun sequence includes:
- the LOC104310401 gene encoding vacuolar protein sorting-associated protein 29: protein MLVLVLGDLHIPHRCSGLPVKFKKLLVPGKIQHILCTGNLCTKESYDYLRTLAGDIHVVRGDSESLNYPEEKVVTVEQFRIGLIHGHQVIPWGDAASLALLQRQLDVDILISGHTHRFEAFEHENKFYINPGSATGAYSALETNIIPSFVLMDIQASTVVTYVYQLIEGDVKVERIDFKKY from the exons ATG TTGGTGTTAGTATTAGGGGACCTTCACATCCCACACCGGTGTAGTGGTCTACCGGTGAAGTTCAAGAAGCTGCTGGTTCCAGGAAAGATTCAGCACATCTTGTGTACAGGAAACCTCTGCACCAAGGAGAGCTATGACTACCTCAGGACACTGGCTGGGGACATCCATGTTGTTAGGGGGGACTCTGAG AGCCTGAATTATCCTGAAGAGAAGGTTGTAACTGTTGAGCAGTTCAGAATCGGGCTGATTCACGGCCATCAAGTTATTCCCTGGGGCGATGCAGCCAgcctggcactgctgcagaggcagctggatGTGGACATTCTCATCTCGGGACACACGCACAGATTTGAAGCATTtgaacatgaaaacaaattctACATCAACCCGGGATCAGCTACAGGAGCCTACAGTGCTTTGGAAAC gaacATCATCCCTTCGTTTGTACTGATGGACATCCAGGCTTCCACAGTTGTGACTTATGTATACCAACTGATTGAGGGTGATGTGAAAGTAGAAAGAATTGACTTCAAGAAGTACTGA
- the LOC104318995 gene encoding pre-B lymphocyte protein 3: MLSSRPAASSPLPEAQLQQTSLPLLPAMVLGFMVLLLVGTVGTASRAQPVLTQPSSILVMPGQTARLSCTLSPQYNISEFGISWYQQRPGHSLRYLLYYNSERDKHKPAKIPDRFSATKDLASNACILIIASACHEDNGNYYCALSHAFNWF, encoded by the exons ATGCTCAGCTCTCGCCCCGCTGCTTCGAGCCCCCTCCCTGaagcccagctgcagcaaa CCTCCCTTCCTTTGCTTCCTGCTATGGTCCTGGGCTTCATGGTCCTGCTCCTGGTGGGGACGGTGGGGACAG CTTCCAGGGCTCAGCCCGTGCTGACCCAGCCATCCTCCATCTTGGTGATGCCTGGGCAGACCGCTCGGCTGTCCTGCACCCTGAGCCCCCAGTACAATATCAGTGAGTTCGGCATCTCCTGGTACCAGCAGCGCCCGGGGCACTCCCTGCGGTATCTGCTCTATTATAACTCTGAGCGAGACAAGCACAAGCCTGCCAAGATTCCCGACCGCTTCTCTGCTACCAAAGACCTTGCCAGCAATGCCTGCATCCTCATCATCGCATCTGCCTGCCATGAAGACAATGGCAACTATTACTGTGCCCTGTCACATGCCTTCAACTGGTTTTAG